The proteins below are encoded in one region of Ereboglobus luteus:
- a CDS encoding class I SAM-dependent methyltransferase: MPDPVAVNSMFSRIARRYDLANRLLSFGMDRWWRWRLVRAVRKGGPDAVLDLATGSGDVAFALARGLDAGTRITGMDFCQPMLDEAEVKKAAMRKRGGRHAARADRIVFRQGDGMALPLPDACADAVTISFGLRNMADRHKSLCEMRRVLRPGGRVFVLEFSQPWRWFRPVYYFYLRHLLPRIAGWVTGDREAYNYLNNTIEQFPARPVLEAELRAAGFEKVASHGMTCGIVALHSGTK; this comes from the coding sequence ATGCCCGATCCTGTCGCAGTCAATTCCATGTTTTCGCGCATTGCGCGCCGCTATGATTTGGCGAATCGCCTGCTCAGTTTCGGCATGGACCGGTGGTGGCGGTGGCGGCTCGTGCGCGCCGTGCGCAAGGGCGGTCCGGACGCGGTGCTCGACTTGGCGACCGGCAGCGGCGACGTGGCGTTTGCGCTCGCGCGCGGACTGGATGCCGGCACGCGGATCACAGGCATGGACTTTTGCCAGCCGATGCTCGACGAGGCGGAGGTGAAAAAAGCGGCGATGAGGAAGCGCGGCGGACGACATGCGGCGCGCGCGGACCGGATTGTTTTCCGGCAGGGCGACGGCATGGCGCTGCCCCTGCCCGACGCGTGCGCGGACGCGGTCACGATTTCGTTTGGACTGCGCAACATGGCCGACCGGCACAAATCACTTTGCGAGATGCGCCGCGTGCTTCGCCCCGGCGGGCGCGTGTTTGTGCTGGAATTCTCGCAACCGTGGCGATGGTTCAGGCCGGTTTATTATTTTTATCTCAGGCACCTGCTGCCGCGAATCGCGGGATGGGTGACCGGCGACCGCGAGGCCTACAATTACCTGAACAACACAATCGAGCAATTCCCCGCGCGCCCGGTGCTTGAGGCCGAATTGCGCGCGGCCGGTTTTGAAAAGGTGGCCTCGCACGGCATGACCTGCGGCATCGTGGCGCTGCACTCGGGAACCAAATAA
- the recN gene encoding DNA repair protein RecN has product MLQSIRIKNLALLKEVSLDFEPGFTAVTGETGAGKSILLGALSLLAGERADKTLIRQGAPSCEVEAALFFKSEKKINALLASLDLPECDDGLLILKRSLAREKAPKITVNGGLASLSTLQQLGEAWIDFHGPSEPRRLLKENCQLELLDLFGRASPELSAYQEKYRAWRELLAERDRITKETRLSPDQIDFLETQLAKLDSLELTEEAVENLERDFQRQSRAQELISLASALSEGLMGEDGATARIAALVREARHLETLDPASKALADRLSSASLELADLGSEFEALGGEYQFDPEQAAELQARMDAWLDARRKHGNDVRAVIAARDDMRRRLEIQGDIEGSLARIEKQISDASRAMKKAAQALREVREKASKELAKVAAKSIAQLGFKKADFRVSITSLAEPGPTGDCGCEFLFSPNIGEPPLPLNRVASSGELARVMLALKTVLADLDEVPLLVFDEVDANVGGEIGKVVGEKMAAIARNHQVLCVTHLPQVAAQAANHLVVTKDQSKNRTVVEIEPIHEDRKARVSELARMLGDRTAKSALAHAGELLGK; this is encoded by the coding sequence ATGCTTCAATCGATCCGCATCAAAAACCTGGCCTTGCTTAAGGAAGTCTCGCTCGACTTCGAGCCCGGCTTCACCGCCGTCACAGGCGAAACCGGCGCGGGCAAAAGCATCCTCCTCGGCGCGCTCAGCCTGCTCGCCGGCGAGCGCGCGGACAAAACCCTCATCCGCCAGGGCGCGCCTTCGTGCGAAGTCGAGGCCGCGCTCTTTTTCAAGAGCGAGAAAAAAATCAACGCCCTGCTCGCCTCGCTCGACCTGCCCGAATGCGACGACGGCCTGCTCATCCTGAAACGCAGCCTCGCCCGCGAAAAAGCCCCCAAGATCACCGTCAACGGCGGCCTCGCCTCGCTCTCGACACTCCAGCAACTCGGCGAGGCTTGGATCGACTTTCACGGCCCGAGCGAACCGCGCCGCCTGCTCAAGGAAAACTGCCAGCTCGAACTGCTCGACCTCTTCGGCCGCGCCTCGCCCGAGCTCTCCGCCTACCAGGAAAAATACCGCGCGTGGCGCGAGCTCCTCGCCGAGCGCGATCGCATCACCAAGGAAACCCGCCTCTCGCCCGACCAGATCGATTTTCTGGAAACCCAGCTCGCCAAACTCGACTCGCTCGAACTCACCGAGGAAGCCGTTGAAAACCTCGAGCGCGATTTCCAGCGCCAAAGCCGCGCGCAGGAACTCATCAGCCTCGCCTCCGCGCTTTCCGAGGGACTCATGGGCGAGGACGGCGCGACCGCGCGAATCGCCGCGCTTGTGCGCGAGGCACGCCATCTTGAAACACTCGACCCCGCCAGCAAGGCGCTCGCCGACCGCCTTTCCTCCGCCTCGCTCGAACTCGCCGACCTCGGCTCGGAATTCGAGGCCCTCGGCGGCGAATACCAATTCGACCCCGAACAGGCCGCCGAACTGCAAGCCCGCATGGACGCGTGGCTCGACGCCCGCCGCAAGCACGGCAACGACGTCCGCGCCGTCATCGCCGCGCGCGACGACATGCGCCGTCGCCTTGAAATCCAAGGCGACATCGAAGGCTCGCTCGCGCGCATCGAAAAACAAATCTCCGATGCCTCACGCGCCATGAAAAAAGCCGCGCAAGCACTGCGCGAAGTTCGCGAAAAGGCATCCAAGGAACTCGCCAAGGTCGCCGCCAAAAGCATCGCCCAGCTCGGTTTCAAAAAGGCCGATTTCCGCGTGAGCATCACCTCGCTCGCCGAGCCGGGGCCGACGGGCGATTGCGGCTGCGAGTTTCTCTTCTCGCCAAACATCGGCGAGCCGCCGCTTCCGCTCAACCGGGTTGCATCGAGCGGCGAGCTTGCGCGCGTGATGCTCGCGTTAAAAACCGTGCTCGCCGACCTCGACGAAGTGCCGCTGCTTGTGTTCGACGAAGTCGATGCCAACGTCGGCGGCGAAATCGGAAAAGTGGTCGGCGAAAAAATGGCGGCCATCGCGCGCAACCACCAAGTGCTCTGCGTCACGCACCTGCCGCAAGTCGCGGCGCAGGCGGCAAATCATCTTGTTGTGACAAAAGACCAGTCGAAAAACCGCACTGTTGTCGAAATCGAGCCGATCCACGAAGACCGCAAGGCCCGCGTGAGCGAGCTCGCCCGCATGCTTGGAGACCGCACCGCCAAAAGCGCCCTCGCCCACGCCGGGGAATTGTTGGGGAAATAG
- a CDS encoding phosphatase PAP2 family protein, giving the protein MNATIMPLGKLRKAAAIALLLLPAQFVLVFAAPDKKAAYFSDATTPNIVALLPMPPDAGTQEEQADRESSFAVYSARTPEQTTKGKAQDKLNMFHFSPSIGPAFKKGAIPKTEALFAQVDREVQAMITNAKKYYQRPYPAQVDSERFKDAIAKGDTGSYPSRNSTLGTLYALLLAEFFPDQRAAILEQGREAGWLRVQGGVVTPLDVYAGRVLGRSLASSLARNPQFLIDFEEARAELAAAMAPKADAPAVKK; this is encoded by the coding sequence ATGAATGCCACAATCATGCCCCTTGGCAAACTGCGGAAAGCGGCGGCGATCGCATTGCTTCTCCTGCCCGCCCAATTCGTGCTTGTGTTTGCCGCGCCTGACAAGAAGGCCGCCTATTTCAGTGACGCGACGACGCCAAACATCGTGGCGCTTCTCCCAATGCCGCCGGATGCGGGAACGCAGGAGGAGCAGGCCGACCGCGAGAGCAGTTTCGCCGTTTATTCCGCGCGCACGCCCGAGCAGACGACCAAGGGCAAGGCGCAGGACAAACTGAATATGTTTCATTTTTCGCCAAGCATCGGCCCCGCGTTCAAGAAGGGAGCCATTCCCAAAACCGAGGCGCTTTTTGCTCAAGTTGACCGCGAGGTGCAGGCAATGATTACCAATGCGAAAAAGTATTATCAACGTCCGTATCCGGCGCAGGTTGACTCGGAGCGTTTCAAGGACGCGATTGCGAAGGGCGACACCGGCTCCTACCCGAGCAGGAACTCCACGCTGGGCACGCTTTACGCGCTTTTGCTCGCCGAGTTTTTCCCCGACCAACGGGCCGCGATTTTGGAGCAGGGGCGCGAGGCAGGCTGGCTGCGCGTGCAGGGCGGCGTGGTGACGCCGCTGGATGTTTACGCGGGGCGCGTGCTCGGTCGCTCGCTTGCATCCTCGCTCGCGCGGAATCCGCAATTTCTGATCGATTTTGAGGAGGCTCGCGCGGAACTTGCGGCGGCCATGGCGCCCAAGGCGGATGCACCCGCCGTGAAAAAATAA
- the ybeY gene encoding rRNA maturation RNase YbeY produces the protein MREVLVRNSHRRLRLDRKCRAALERAIGVLDENRAKFLGGCPDGELSIVFLSDAALAKLHDEFLNDPTTTDVITFEGAPEFGVAGEVCVSADTAANYARAHGREFAEELMLYVAHGWLHLAGYDDLQPAKKRRMRAAENRAMTLLRKADALPGFVYK, from the coding sequence ATGCGCGAAGTCCTTGTCCGCAACTCACACCGCCGCTTGAGGCTCGACCGGAAGTGTCGCGCCGCGCTTGAGCGCGCCATCGGCGTGCTTGATGAAAACCGCGCGAAGTTCCTCGGCGGATGCCCCGATGGCGAGCTGTCGATTGTGTTTCTGTCCGACGCGGCGCTGGCAAAGTTGCACGACGAATTTCTAAACGACCCGACGACAACCGACGTTATTACCTTCGAGGGCGCGCCGGAGTTTGGCGTGGCGGGCGAGGTGTGCGTGTCGGCGGACACCGCCGCGAATTACGCACGGGCGCACGGGCGCGAATTCGCGGAGGAATTGATGTTATACGTCGCGCACGGCTGGCTGCACCTGGCGGGTTACGACGACTTGCAACCCGCCAAAAAGCGCAGGATGCGTGCCGCCGAAAACCGCGCGATGACGTTGCTGCGCAAGGCGGACGCGCTGCCGGGTTTTGTTTATAAATGA